CACTCTACCGGCAAAAAAATCTGTCCCCTAAATTACGACCATTCGTTCAACATTACGTTCAGACTCCTTGTATCTATACTTCGTGCCCCTGACACACGctgctaaaagtggttcgcaaaatgtccctcgattctaccgccaatttccaccactagtggcgctagtagttaCCGAGCTTACGCGCGATCAGCGAGGGCAGTgagcgtgtcagaagtctactagcgccacgtaTTGTCCCCAGTTTTGAGGTAACGTAAGAGGAATTGTCTAAATGCGATTTGAGCGCCTCTTAcggaaaagtgaaattttcactataaaatgtaaaaaaatgggTGGCAATCGTAACCTATAAGCCTCCGTTTTACAAACATCTCCGTAAATTCGTAAAGTACGCATCTGAAGTGActaaaaaacagtaaaaaccGAGTGATTGCTTTTCAAATCTCAACTGACATTAAATCCGAGGAAAAGGGGAAGGGAATGAGTGCTCTATACGGGCTTACACCGCAAGAGGCGCTAAAAATCGCACCTTCACAATTCTTCTTACGTTGCCCCAAAAACTGGGCCAGCTTTTGAGCCAAGTGCTGCTCGAGTGTTGTCTCCTTTCTACTACTCCGTGGTAGGACCGTGTCTACGACGAGCTTATCAACTGATCGTGTAAAGTAAAATGTACCATAGACACGGGGCAGGAATAAGAGGTGGTCCGACTCGCGCTGAATGCtgtaattattttactaaAGTTCACCGATAATTCGAGTCCAGGTGCCGCATGCGCTGAAAAGCCACCACCCGCGAGAATTTAACGCTTCTTAAAAAACAGTTTGTATCCACGCAAAATTAATCGCCAACATACAGTCCGTCCAGATTACTTTCTAAATGAAATATGATCCTTGAGAGCGGCCAACAACGATACTGGTGTTTCCTTAGAGCATATACTACCGAAGGTAAGCTACCCATGCCGTCAACGGCGTCAACCTCGCAAAAACTGCAGCCGAAGTAATGAGAGAACAAAATATACACTTGAGATACTCCGTTTCTCTCACTCTGCAGTTGATTGGCTGAGAGCGATATACctatctccctctctctcacttTTCTGTCCATACTAAGCCACCACCCAGCCTCACGCCTCCAGTAAGTAGTATATGCTCTAAGGCTTATCCACTAAATCCATAAGGAAAACAGATGACTGCACATGtgcaatcaaaattttgtaaaatgaaatagTATGCATGGTATGCAGAAGgttgggaaaaaaggattcAGGAAAACGGTGTGAAAATTCTGGCTAATATGACATCCGTACCCGCCATTTTATTAGGGAAAAATCTTGGGGGAAATCTGGGGATATGTTATTGCCAATGTGGGGGAAAATGTTGGCAGACTTGGGGGAAGCTGATTGAGTTCATTGAGTCATCTGGCAACTCTGAATCTATGacgaaagtgaaattttccgtACATTCTTTGTAGCTGAAATTAATAACTTCGATAAAAGACTATGATGGCTAATAAAGGATGGAGAGTATGTGCACTGGTTGATTATTTCGTTGGATGATAAAATAACTCAATTTAGTAATTTTAGTGTAACCGGGTAAAAATATCTTATAAAgcatttatatcaatataGCATCAAATTCAATTGCAGGTCGTGCAGGCTCACATACCTATGATTAAATTTCGTAAGGGTGATATTGAAAGAGGTGAATCATATACACGATGTAATAgcaatacgtatatttttattttgagtaaaagtaaaattttataatgatATTTTCGGTTAGCTGTGAGAGACGTAATCGCGACTAATCAGTCAACTGGTCCAGCATCGTCGCCACTGAAAACGACAAGCAGGGCGTCGGGGCCCGGAGTTGTGACCAGACCAGTTATTGAAGATTTCCAACTACCGGCGAGATATCAGAGGCGTCCACTGGATATTAAAGAAATCGAATGTATCAACGTGGGTGGATTGAAATTCCGATTCTATTCCATGCTAAGTTTTATTTGTTACGGGGATATCAGGCCTCCATGAGGTATGGTAAATcatgttttacaattatttttactaagTGATGAAATCTTATTTTGTTTGTGGAATAGCTAAGATAAGTTCGAATGataaaatacaagaaataTCTGATTCAGCTGTAGTAGCGTAACATAACCTCACGTTCAGTAAAATCTAGCTCCAAATACTTGAGagtttctgtaatttttttgtgaattttgctTAGCCATCCCTCAAGCACAATCGTAAACTTTATTGTTTCCCAAAGTTTGAAGAGATTTcatcagttgaaaaaaaagaattgtaaaATACGATTTGCCATATTAGATGGGGGTCAGGGATCCTATTAACGAGAGCCTAATTTGCTTTTCGTCgatacgattttcaaaaatttacgtCTAGCTTATGACTTATCTGTATTTGTTGCAAGGAAAATAGAAACtgccattttttcaaactccaaTACATAAATCAGCCTGTCAAAATTTGTTACTCTGCTTAAGCATAATGTGTTGACACAATTTCTACATGCGATTGATGAATAGGGCCTTTGAATTATACTCATGACACCTTTCATTCTTTTAtcgaataaataatcgttttgATTTGTTTCAGCGTGGTGGAcccgaataataatattccagGTGCACCAAAAGCTTTCGAATTCACAACAAATCGTCTCATAGTATATAATCGGAATTTTACAGGTTTCCGTATTTaacaatgtaaattattaaactcttgtacatatatgtaaggTCGCAATTGCTTGACATTAAAGTAGAAATAAAACTTCTCTTATAGAATTtatgttttttaattaatgaaattttactttgCTTGCATTTTGTGAAGTTGTACTCTACGGCCTGAAATAGGTGCTAAATGTTTCAACGTTAAttaaaatgaagtaaaatcTGATGAATATAGATATGGTACCTGTATGTACTGTTTGTTTACACAACTAGTGCCTGATTCAGTGTCTTTAGTAGCTAAGTTTAGTAGGTCCCTGGGTTTTGcttgcaataaatattttaatttaaattgaaagTGATGCCTCACTGTGCGGCAATACGTTGCACGCATAAATCCAGTGCAAAAAGCAAGGCTCAATTAGAGATTGAAAAACGAACCAAGATTTCATGCCATCGGTAAGTCAtctgtaaaaattgaagaagcgATGGTCCTAGTAGATGTCTTCTATTATGTTTCATTTGTATATACATTTGAGTTTTCTAAAGAAGATCGATGAACGAAAGATATGGATCAATCGAATGAGGTTGACAGAGGCATCTTTACACAAATATCCATATTTATGTTCGTGTCACTTTTCAAGTGATTCATTTGATCGTACTTTAGTATGCAAAATAAGGCTAAAAGATTTCGCTGTTCCATCCGTgagttcaataattttatgtatatgtagTTCTCATATGAGTATTCAAGGATTTTTAGCGTTGGAGGGaatgtaaattatattttttcttaatgcTTTAGATACACAATGTTCAAGACGTTTCTAATGCTGCTGCATTTGACAATGATGTGGTTGACAATGTGGTTGTCAATATGGTtgccaaagaaaaaacaaaaattaagcACTTtggaaaactgaaaaactgAAACTGAAACTAGAAAAGGATACGTTTGAAGAAACAATTGAATGTAAGCACTCCAGAGGAAATGAAACTTTTACAGTACATGAGATTGAAGTAtcgacaagaaaaaaacagaaaattactgaccataaattatcattttcatttacgtGCCACCCAATTGTCTAGATGTATATGATTTTTGGCACAACATCACGATCTCAGAATTGTGATCTTTTCAGGTCCAAATGATTTAAGTGACAGGAAAGATGCATCTTCACAAACACAGCCACAACCTAGGTCTGCTGATAAAGCTACGTGGGTATCAAAATCGTTCATTGCTAATTCTCCAACAAAGATGCGCTTACGTGGTATTatgaaaaatcagaagaaaTCATATGAGAGACTGATAAAACTTTTAAAACGAGCGACTCAGTAGGAAGACAAACGAATTGCAACATTGCAGAACGTGTTGGCGAGTTTATAGAAACGTTAATAATTCACCGATGGAGAGCTAGATATTTTAACAAATCTCGGTAGGTCAACCAAAGATTTATTCAAACGAGCAACGATGAAGTCTATGCATGCTGTAGTACCCAAGAAGTTTTCACCTGAGTTACGATTATTTGCTTTGACACTGCACTATTACTCACCACGCACATACAATtatattcgttaaaaatttgaatcgtgTTTGCCGCACCCTCAAACATTATCCAACTGGTATGAATCAGTAAACGGAGAGTCTGGTTTTAATACTCAATCTTTTATCACTATCAAGGAACGTGCCAGCAGAGTTGATATTTATTAATGGGATCTCTGGTATTTCATGAAATGGCAATACGCCAGCACATCGAGTACGATGGAACAAAGTTTAGTGGGTATGAGGATATGGGTGGTAACATAGCTAATGATACATCACCTGTTGGCAAAGATTGGTGTCATTGTTCGTATGTGTAAACTGTTCTTGGAAAATACTAGTTGGGTTTTTCTTAACTGCCGGCATAAACGCAAAGCAAAAAGTCACTCTTGTCGGTCACTGCTTAACCATGCTGCAAGAATGTGGTGTAACAGTGATATCGGTAACATTGGATGGAGCTTCTGCCAACATTTCAAGAGCAAAACAACTCTGCTGTAATTTTGATGACCCAAGTGCTCTGCAATCATCGTTTGTGCATCCTATGACATCAGAAAACGTATACGTTATACCAGATCCTTGTCACATGATCAATACGAAACTCACTGAGATGCAAAACTTGTAATTATGAATGGAAATGGCGTATTGATTTTATGGgattgattcaaaaaaatccaTGACATACAGGAAGAAGAAGGCCTTCTCTTATTGTTAGGTAACAACTTACGATCACTCCACACTGATTTTAAAGAACAGAAAATGAAAGTGAAGTTTGCCACACAAGTACAAAGCAAATCGCTTGCAAACAAGATTGAATTCTGTAGAATGAACTTACAGCTGGATTATTTCGAAAACTCTGCGGCCACTGCAGAATTTCttaaaatattcaatgatCTTTTTgatatattcaatttaaaaaattttacacatgGAGGTTTGAAAAAGCCAATCCATTCAGAGAATAAAGCTAAAATTATAACAAAGCTTGACAAATGTAGagattataggtatattaagGTTTAAAGGAAGGTGACGCTGGCCGTAGTATTCTGAATACACAGCACAAAATGGAGTTCCTTGGATTTTTGATCTGCGTTCAAAGCTTTAAGGGTATTTTCCACGAACTTTGTGAAACCACAAAAGTACTGACGCACATACCAACCTACAAATTGAGTTAGGACCATGTAGAGTTGTTTTTTTGGCTGTGTTCATTCACATGGCGATCAAAATGATGATCCCACAGTCCGACAATTTGAAGTAATTTTCAAGAAACTCCTCATATATTCTGAAATTCGTGACACAGACTCAGGAAATTGTATACTGCTAGAGAatatatccatattatatGTTACATCTGCGTTAAAACCAGAAGATATGATAAATTCTTCTACGTCAACTGCTCGGTTAATTGGTAGTGATGCAATCCTGAATCTGAATGAGATTTCTAGGGTTCTTGATGATCATTCCAATTTATCCAACATACGAACTGtatctgaattttttgatagGATCATTGTGTTTATTGCTGGTTTTGTTGTCAAACATCTGAGTAAGACCCTGTTGTGTGAAACGTGTGTCGATACGCTGTCTGGCAATGAATCAGATCCAAAAAGTGCTCTGATATTATTGAAGAGTTGAGGTGGCTTGCATTATCCATCTCATACTGGACACCACAATTATCGCACAGCAGAATAAGTAATACGCTTTGCTTTAAAAGAAAGTGGTGGAAAAtttatacttgaaaatttttcggagGACTATTTATTAACTTGCgttttgtcaaatttgacTGAGACAAGCACACGGAGAGAAGAAGCAAGAGGATCTTGCTTCGTAAACGAATGCAATACTCTACATGTGATACTTATTCAATTAATCTTAATAGTCTGAAAGTGACAAAACTATTTCACGTGTACTTTTTCTAGTGAACGTGTGAGCTTTTGTCTTTACTCGATTCTCACGTTCGTTGATATTTATGAACTTCTTTTTTAAGGAGCGCAATTTTTTCCGAAAGTCATGATTTTCCTTTTCCAGCAACTTTACCCTCTTCAGGAGATTATCCATCGCAGCTTCAGTCATGCGAGGTTGATCGTGTTCCATGGGTTCTTCGGCAAATGAATGCAATTCAACCGCGAAATCATTTACTCCAGACTGATCGTGCTGCATGATTTCCGAAGAGTTATTCAGGGCCGACGTGTTATGATCGACAGGAACAGCTGTGCTTTTTAAACGATCAGGCGTCACGAAATCATCCTCCGCGAAATGTGATGCACAAACGCCAGACTTGACGAGCGATGTTAAACTCCTTTTTAATAAATCAGAGTTGCCTGTAAAAACATAGAAAAGTAAGCACTGCTGATCTTAATGAAAGTTGTACCGAAACTtcagaaataaacaaattataatttgcagATGTACAGAATAAAAGTTAAGGCTTTACATATACGGTGGGGCCTCGattttcgaacatttttttttttacgaaggaaggggaaattttttttttcttttcctacaTTGTTTATTAACTATTtaattctattgaaaaaaattttgatttttatttttcatttttcaagatCATTATATTTAGTTTATAGGTTCATTTTCAGATTAGATCAATATTGTAGGCGTAAGGGTGTCGACCATCCTCATTGGCCGCCCGACCTTATAAACTAAATATAATGATcttaaaagataaaaaataaaaattaaatgttgagctggtacatgacccctgtcaggcagtgtcctcgTATCTTGAAGCGGAAGTCTCGTAGATGGTTCTCGTAGAGCGttacaaaattagaaaacagATTAAAATTAGCTTAATAAAGAGAGTTTCACTTAAAGATAACTAGTCGTTCGTTTTGGAGTATTGgtctcagacgtgctttcgttatttttagcgatattcgTACGTAGGGAAGTGCGATGATTAAACCatgtgacggggtacgaaataccacgtcacaatacaTACCGCAATGCTGGATCCATTTATCACGACGATGAACGTCAATCGTTGGAAACCGAAAGAGTTTTGTAACATCACGTCGATTTTTGCAGCCTATATATGAACACACATCACTGACGCGCCCGGggaccattttttatttaaaattaacacttaaaaaacatttaaaaaatgtataaccaATACATAAGATAACTTCATGAATTCAATCACAATTGCctattaacaataatttattattaataatatatatgttaCAAAGACATATTATCACGGTTCGGGTGAAAACAAGATGAAAGGTGTTTTTCGAGACAGATTCACTATTACAATGTTTCTTCTTACAACAGTTTCTGTTACAACTACGtagttttataaataattaaatgccAAGAGCGTGGCGAAGACTGGGGtagagatgaagaaaaagtgcAGGCTCGCCCCCGAGTTGAGGCCAAGGGTCGCGTCGCGCCATAAATGCCACATGTAGGGAAATTTCCGGCGCGGTCAAACCCTTAGCCCTCGGCTAGCGAGGCGAGGCCTGGACACTCGAAGGTTAGTTGTAAAGATCTATGGAAAAAGATACAAATGGAGAAACGGAAATACTTTTATGGTTTTTCGCCGGCTTGCCGGTGGCGGGTGTCCGCCACATACGgttaataaatatgtataagtaATCGAAGACGTAACAAGACGAGACAACAAGCGAGACACGATCAAGAGTGTTTTGCTTGTGCATGCAGAGAATTTTGTGATGGTAAAAATTATGGAGGACAGTTTAGGACGAGTCGTGGATAGTCGTGGAGACACGCATCGCCGTATCAACCGGAATTCAATCTATCATGTATTTTAGTCCACAAGTTCAAAATGGTCTAAAATAGAGATACTGCTCTTAAAATTATGTACGATAGCTCATTGGATTCGGAATGACGCCTAGAAAAATGTGCCAAGAGAGTGTATTAGcgcataaaaaattgcaaaagttaTGAACaattaaagatgaaaaaaaaggcatttagtttttcacaaatatttcatagaatattcatattacagaaatttcaaaaacagaTTATTGAAGAGGaggaaatttccaataaaaaactTCCGGCTCCCGGAACTCTATCtccattatttataattttaatttaacgctGAAAATAGGTCTCCGCGATAGCCTTCCAAGATAATATCATGAATACATAGTACGAATCCAAAACAAGCACTTTTTTCACACATATATCAATACTGCTTATGTATTCAAATATCTTATAATTTTATAGTTTATAATGTTGGattatatgcatgtatgaatttttgtaattcacGCATAGTTTGGCACCATGGTCGTCGATGTATGCGTTCGGATCCCTATGAATTTATATCTTGACTTCATATTGACCTACGTGAAGTTTGTAGCAGTCGAATAAGCCCGCCTAAATCACAACAGAATTTGAATGTCATCAACGTAAAGGCTTGACCTCCGTGCTAGGCTCATGAGTTCCATCCTCACCATTTCTCGCTCTCACTCCCTCGACGGCAACTGAACCGGTAACACGGTCaaaacataaaatatatatatatatatctcaaAATGGAGTGAGCTTTTCGAAAATCTAATTGTTTATTGAAGATTCACTGAATTATTAAAGTTGAACAATCACCTAAATTACACACCAAAAAAGgcaaatatataaataataatggaaACTACGAAAAGGCAATAAGGGCAATCGAGTGAATTAACGGACGAAACTGGACAAACACGAGGCTCAATCATACTCGGATCGCTAGTAATAagtttacattatacatacatttatattacttttacacatattatacaaaCAATCACGACTTTACCAAATACACGATAGGAAATAAGAGTTCAAACGATTTTATCAGCTGGTTATACGTTCTGTTTCCTTTTTTAGCGTTCTTCTAATAAACATCGACACGGAGATGTGGTGAAGGAgatatacaaaattatttattattttaatttatttatttgtattgtAATGGAAGAAGGGCATTCCGTCACAATTGGCGCccgaaaaaaatagaatccaACTAGTAAATTGTTACGCATATTTGTTTCTGTATTTTTCTATAtagaaaacaaagaataacaataataacttTTAACTTGACAGATATACTGTATCTAAATAATAGTAGAATATGCCTAGGTAATTTCAGAGATATTAATGTAATTTGATGTTCACCAGATCGAAATCTTAAGTAACAAACAAAACCAGTACATCGGTACGAAAAGTCAGTACACCGAAAGTCTTtcatacaaaatcaaaaatgcgGGGTTCAGAAAAGCAGGAGGACACACAAGTTTTTAAACAACAATTGGAGgagatgcaaaaaaaaaatacgagtatTGCCGCTCCACGTGGAAAGTAATTTAACTGGACAACACGCAAGTAATGTGACGAGTGACACCAGACCGATACAACTATTGAGTAACACTTTTTCGATGGAAGTCGGTATACCGATttttcaagaagaaaaagatgataacccatttgattttttacgtAACTTGAAAGATTATTTTAGACTTAAATTTGTACCAGATGACTTAAAATTATCAGTTGTTGGAACAGCAGCTAAAGAACGTGCGAAAGcatgatttgaaaattcacaaagtacatttcgaaattttaatgCCTTTGAAGAACAATTTAAACAGTAAATTTACTCGGTCGATCAGCAAATAAAACTTAGTAGAAAGtggaataatataatagtaGATACGGTTATCAAGATGGTTCCTTGCGAACATATTTTCTGAACAAATCTACCGAAGCTAAAATTATTGTGAAGCATGCTGgagaatgagaaataaattcgCTTATTATTAGTCAAATGCCAATGGGTGTTGGAACAAAATTAGCTGTAGTCAAAGAATCCGATTCTATATTGCAAGCTTTATCTGATTTAGATTTACTTAATGACGAAAAAGAATTagggaaataaaatattaaccAGGTAATTGTCAACAATCTTATAATGGTCAGCAGATGGACGTTAGGTATAATCGAAAACAAGACAAAAACAGCCGACAGTATTATAATAGAAATAATCAAAACAATGGGTTCAAATTCACAATGTCCAGTATTTACGTTCCACCGCCTGGTTTTTCAACTCAGCAAACAGGCGACAATAATCGTAATCAACAAACATCGCAgcaaatacaaaatttaacCGACTCGATGATTAATGATCTGTCATCGGGCTCGGATTTCGTGGATTTTGTACCGGATctagatataaatattttgcaagGAGAGAAACGTGCTTCAGAAACTAAATGTAATAAACAAGTTTACAGTCCGTTAATTAGGTGCAAAATATACGAAAAAATGGTTTTCGCATTTGTAGACACAGGATTTATATTtgcaatttaaaaacaaattcaatgtGTATGAACTACCatctaaaaatataatataataatactattgaaaaaaaataattaatatagtAAAACTAATATTTCTCAATCTACGTATACTGGATTTAGATatagaaacaatttttttagctTTGCCTCGTATGAATGTTG
This region of Neodiprion fabricii isolate iyNeoFabr1 chromosome 7, iyNeoFabr1.1, whole genome shotgun sequence genomic DNA includes:
- the LOC124186342 gene encoding uncharacterized protein LOC124186342 isoform X1, which translates into the protein MMANKGWRVVQAHIPMIKFRKGDIERAVRDVIATNQSTGPASSPLKTTSRASGPGVVTRPVIEDFQLPARYQRRPLDIKEIECINVGGLKFRFYSMLSFICYGDIRPP
- the LOC124186342 gene encoding 28S ribosomal protein S36, mitochondrial isoform X2, with the protein product MMANKGWRVVQAHIPMIKFRKGDIERAVRDVIATNQSTGPASSPLKTTSRASGPGVVTRPVIEDFQLPARYQRRPLDIKEIECINRGGPE
- the LOC124186341 gene encoding peroxynitrite isomerase THAP4-like, which gives rise to MPHCAAIRCTHKSSAKSKAQLEIEKRTKISCHRFLKKIDERKIWINRMRLTEASLHKYPYLCSCHFSSDSFDRTLVCKIRLKDFAVPSIHNVQDVSNAAAFDNDVVDNVVVNMVAKEKTKIKHFGKLKN